ATAATATCCGGCATTGGATAGTGTTTTTTGTTGAGCGTATAAATGACACCACCAGTTTCTTTTGCTGTTGATGCAAGCAAAGTATCATTGATATCGACTCCATGACTGGGGCGCCATTTTCTATACATTGAGCCGGCTATATCGACAATTTTTTGATCAACCGGTGTTGTTTGAAACTGAGAAAGGAAAAGATCGGTTTGGTCAACCTCATGAGGCCTCATAAAAAAAACAACTTCAGCTCTCTGAAGTGCACCGATCCAGAGCTGGTACTCTTGTGATTTCTGTATTTTTCTTAAAAAAGCGGCGGCTTTTTGTTCGCCTCGCAGGTGCCATATCAATATGTCTGAATCAATGTATGCTCTCATCGTTGATGCCGCTTCATTGATTCATTAAAGGCAGCTTTTGCTTTTTCCATCGTTTTATCAATTTTTTCATCTCTTTTCCATGCACCGCATGTTTCATCGAACACATCAGTATGTTTATCCTCTTCAAAATGCTTTCCAAGAAGAGTTACTGCTTTTTCTATTATTTTTTTTTTCGATGTATGCATCTTTGAGGAAAGGTTGTTTATTTTTCGATAAACCGCATCATCAATACGAGCTGAAAAAATTCTATCCATTTTAAATTTCCTTTCTTACATAAATATACTTACGTAAGCAAAAAAAGTCAATCTGTTTTCAATTAAAGACCAGGTGCTTTTATCGCTTAAAAATCGAACCGGTTAAGCGTGCCGGCCACACAACAAAGGACGAACAGGCGTGATAAAATCCTAAATGTTAAATATCAAAACACAAGATTCAGGATATAGGATTTTTCGCTCTCAAATCCTTGTCACTCTCGTTGTCTCATATCTCTTACTCTTCCTCTTCGTACATCTTAATCATTCTTATTATCTTTCATCTATTCTTCTCCTCCCCCATCACCTTTACTTCACTTTCACCATAACCCGCGCTTTCCGGAATTTCCCTGCGGTAATCTGATAGATATAGGGTCCCGACCCGACCCGCCGGCCCATGTCGTCGCAGCCGTCCCAGACAACCCGGTACCAACCGGGCTTCTGCTTCCTGTACAGAAGGTTCCGCACAAGACGGCCCTGCATGTTGTAAACGTTTATCCGTACCAGGGGCTTATGATCGATCGGAATAGCATACCGGATCGTGGTGACAACCTTGAAGGGGTTGGGGAAATTGCGCCACAAATTGAATCGTGTCGGCAGCACAAGCCGCGGCATGCCCTCGGCATACTGCTCGTATTCGTCTTCGGTACTGTTGAAATCCACCGCTACCAGTTTGTACTGGTACATAATATCGTTCTGCACGCCGAAATCGATCCTCCGGTACTGCTGGGCGCCGTGCGACGTCCCCCCTTTTACGCCGGGGACAAGCTTGTTGAATACCGGTCTCCAAATCGTATCTGCAAAGCTGATTGTCTGCTTTTTGTAGAGCACCCCGGCGTTGCAGAGCTGCGAATCGGGCCCCGGAGATTCTTTCAGCGCCTTTGCGAGGCTGTCTAAAAACTCCGGCTTGATTCTCCGGAATACTTTAAAGCCCAGGTTCTCGTGTTCGCTCTGGGTTTCCCACAGGAGCGTGTCGCACCTGTTGCCCGGTGCGACAATGAAATGGCTCATCGTGACCGCCAGAGTGGGATCGATCGCCATGAACAGATAGAATGAATCGG
This region of Chitinivibrionales bacterium genomic DNA includes:
- a CDS encoding PIN domain-containing protein, translated to MRAYIDSDILIWHLRGEQKAAAFLRKIQKSQEYQLWIGALQRAEVVFFMRPHEVDQTDLFLSQFQTTPVDQKIVDIAGSMYRKWRPSHGVDINDTLLASTAKETGGVIYTLNKKHYPMPDIIVKKAW